From a region of the Corallococcus coralloides DSM 2259 genome:
- a CDS encoding MerR family transcriptional regulator, with protein MESMDLLAPEELERIERENAGGLPANAILEIFRPRGVRLSEATFRKYVQAGLLPRSRRVGRKGKHQGSLGLYPVEAVRRINVIKKMMAEGHTLEDIRRSFVFHRNHIDQLQRDLSEVLDGFQEELGGRPLGGERRRSLEAQLATLRQRAQDLVRDVARLGSAVTAREDETLRPQ; from the coding sequence ATGGAATCGATGGACCTGCTCGCGCCCGAAGAACTCGAGCGCATCGAGCGCGAAAACGCGGGAGGCTTGCCCGCGAACGCGATCCTGGAAATCTTCCGGCCCCGGGGCGTGAGGCTCTCGGAGGCGACGTTCCGGAAGTACGTCCAGGCCGGTCTGCTCCCCCGCAGCCGCCGTGTGGGCCGCAAGGGGAAGCACCAGGGCAGCCTGGGCCTCTACCCGGTGGAAGCGGTGCGGCGCATCAACGTCATCAAGAAGATGATGGCCGAAGGACACACCCTGGAGGACATCCGTCGCTCCTTCGTGTTCCACCGCAACCACATCGACCAGCTCCAGAGGGACCTGTCGGAAGTGCTGGACGGGTTCCAGGAGGAGCTGGGAGGACGGCCCCTGGGAGGAGAACGCAGGAGGTCACTCGAAGCCCAGTTGGCAACGCTCAGGCAACGGGCGCAGGATCTGGTCCGCGATGTCGCCCGGTTGGGCAGCGCCGTCACGGCGCGTGAAGACGAAACGCTCCGGCCACAATAG
- a CDS encoding sigma factor-like helix-turn-helix DNA-binding protein, which yields MSEVKQLQEGEGGNEEEQPAERRRSKTMSRKEMARDLRRRRLAGQLDPEEAETLKLVDEQRPRTRADCINGPRPCLFVSCKHNLYLDVNPETGSIKLNFPDKEITELEHTCALDVAEKGGITLEEVGEIMNLTRERIRQVETRGLMKLREATEAEPPVSARKP from the coding sequence ATGTCGGAAGTGAAGCAGCTGCAGGAGGGCGAGGGGGGGAATGAGGAGGAGCAGCCCGCGGAACGCCGGCGCTCCAAGACGATGTCGCGCAAGGAGATGGCGCGCGACCTGCGCCGGCGCAGGCTCGCCGGTCAGCTGGACCCGGAAGAGGCGGAGACCCTCAAGCTCGTGGACGAGCAGCGGCCGCGCACCCGCGCGGACTGCATCAACGGCCCGCGCCCGTGCCTCTTCGTGTCCTGCAAGCACAACCTCTACCTGGACGTGAACCCGGAGACGGGCTCCATCAAGCTCAACTTCCCGGACAAGGAAATCACGGAGCTGGAGCACACCTGCGCCCTGGACGTGGCGGAGAAGGGCGGCATCACCCTGGAAGAGGTGGGGGAGATCATGAACCTCACCCGCGAGCGCATCCGCCAGGTGGAGACGCGCGGCCTGATGAAGCTGCGCGAGGCCACGGAGGCAGAGCCTCCCGTGTCCGCTCGCAAGCCTTGA
- a CDS encoding serine/threonine protein kinase produces MTLEAGTHVGKYVVRRKLAEGGMAEIFLCTARGPEGFEKEVVIKRVRAFLASDPDFVQMFIAEARLASRLNHANVVQIFDFDKHEDTYYLAMEYVRGCSLWELRKRSKEAMTPMPPVLVAHIGAEVARGLHYAHRLRVNGELLNLVHRDVTPHNVLVSYDGAVKLTDFGIAKAGNKLTNPGVLKGKFAYMSPEQARGESVDVRTDVFALGVVLWELLTGGRLFQGDSEIAVLRAVQESTIVPPARLNPDVPPDLDAAICRALERDLSKRFQTAGELERALAQCVLNHARSVDDTDVGAFVRPLFPVAASNQALPALPERTALQDGALPAEGAPPREPTAVMPSREHASGAKQGASPDEDRHGTTLVLSRDDQAPNARPPQPTPQMPLQSMGREAPLARRSESREVPAARAESPSDENSMAWTGFADDDVGAPEDGGSRSSASARRREESSSRKPDTASARRAGSAGNADSASARRVELDGDDLSGADDRELDTVSATEPGPPVAPGRKRALWAGAAALGLAGLVGVLAVARSNTGARDAGQGSPPAQATTAAATPPPTTAPAVTPPPATSAVPPAESARTPAAETVDAELEGQRREAALAPAPSTETAAPATTPTADPATEPPAADSAKAMGTLHVKATPYATVYLGAKRLGDVQGRATYKVPAGTYTVTFQHPTSKKAFTVVVPADGSVLQEFRASRGR; encoded by the coding sequence GTGACGCTCGAGGCAGGCACCCACGTCGGCAAGTACGTCGTGCGCCGCAAGCTCGCCGAAGGGGGCATGGCGGAGATCTTCCTGTGCACCGCGCGCGGGCCGGAGGGTTTCGAGAAGGAGGTCGTCATCAAGCGCGTGCGGGCGTTCCTCGCGAGCGACCCGGACTTCGTGCAGATGTTCATCGCGGAGGCGCGGCTGGCCTCGCGGCTCAACCACGCCAACGTGGTGCAGATCTTCGACTTCGACAAGCACGAGGACACCTACTACCTGGCGATGGAGTACGTGCGCGGCTGCTCGCTGTGGGAGCTGCGCAAGCGGAGCAAGGAGGCGATGACGCCGATGCCGCCCGTGCTGGTGGCGCACATCGGCGCGGAGGTCGCGCGCGGGCTGCACTACGCCCACCGCCTGCGGGTGAACGGCGAGCTCCTGAACCTGGTGCACCGGGACGTCACGCCACACAACGTGCTCGTGTCCTACGACGGCGCGGTGAAGCTCACCGACTTCGGCATCGCGAAGGCGGGCAACAAGCTGACGAACCCCGGCGTGCTCAAGGGCAAGTTCGCGTACATGTCGCCCGAGCAGGCCCGGGGCGAGAGCGTGGACGTGCGCACCGACGTCTTCGCGCTGGGCGTGGTGCTGTGGGAGTTGCTCACCGGCGGGCGCCTGTTCCAGGGGGATTCGGAGATCGCCGTCCTGCGCGCGGTGCAGGAGAGCACCATCGTGCCGCCCGCGCGCCTCAACCCGGACGTGCCGCCGGACCTGGACGCCGCCATCTGCCGCGCGCTGGAGCGCGACCTGTCCAAGCGCTTCCAGACGGCGGGCGAGCTGGAGCGCGCGCTGGCGCAGTGCGTGTTGAACCACGCCCGCTCCGTGGATGACACCGACGTGGGCGCGTTCGTCCGGCCGCTGTTCCCCGTCGCGGCCAGCAACCAGGCGCTGCCCGCGCTCCCGGAGCGCACCGCGCTGCAGGACGGAGCGCTGCCCGCCGAGGGAGCACCGCCCCGCGAGCCCACGGCGGTGATGCCGTCGCGCGAGCACGCCTCGGGAGCGAAGCAGGGGGCCTCGCCGGACGAGGACCGCCACGGGACGACGCTGGTGCTGTCGCGAGACGACCAGGCTCCGAACGCCCGTCCTCCGCAGCCCACGCCGCAGATGCCGTTGCAGTCCATGGGAAGGGAAGCGCCGCTCGCCAGGCGCAGCGAATCCCGCGAGGTCCCCGCCGCCAGGGCGGAGTCCCCGAGCGACGAGAACTCCATGGCCTGGACCGGCTTCGCCGATGACGACGTCGGTGCCCCCGAGGACGGAGGCTCGCGGTCATCCGCCTCCGCGCGCCGTCGGGAGGAGTCCTCGAGCCGCAAGCCCGACACCGCCTCCGCGCGCCGGGCCGGTTCCGCTGGCAATGCCGATTCCGCCTCCGCGCGCCGGGTCGAGCTCGACGGCGACGATCTCTCCGGAGCCGACGACCGGGAACTCGATACGGTCTCCGCCACCGAGCCGGGGCCCCCCGTCGCGCCGGGCCGCAAGCGCGCCCTGTGGGCCGGAGCCGCCGCGCTGGGACTCGCGGGCCTGGTGGGTGTCCTCGCCGTGGCCCGCTCGAACACCGGTGCCCGGGACGCGGGGCAGGGGAGCCCGCCCGCTCAGGCCACGACCGCGGCAGCGACCCCACCGCCCACGACGGCCCCCGCCGTGACCCCGCCCCCGGCCACCAGCGCGGTGCCCCCGGCCGAATCCGCCCGTACGCCGGCCGCGGAGACCGTCGACGCGGAGCTGGAAGGGCAGCGGCGCGAAGCCGCCCTGGCTCCGGCTCCGTCCACCGAAACGGCCGCCCCCGCCACGACGCCCACGGCGGACCCCGCCACGGAGCCGCCCGCCGCGGACTCGGCGAAGGCCATGGGCACGCTCCATGTGAAGGCCACCCCGTACGCCACCGTCTACCTGGGCGCGAAGCGGCTCGGGGACGTGCAGGGCCGAGCGACCTACAAGGTGCCGGCCGGCACGTACACCGTGACCTTCCAGCACCCGACCAGCAAGAAGGCGTTCACCGTCGTCGTCCCCGCCGACGGCAGCGTGCTGCAGGAGTTCCGCGCGTCCCGCGGCCGCTGA
- the purH gene encoding bifunctional phosphoribosylaminoimidazolecarboxamide formyltransferase/IMP cyclohydrolase, which produces MLALLSVSDKRGLVPFAQGLVRLGYRLLSTGGTLEALKAAGIPATQVSEHTQSPEILGGRVKTLHPRIHGGILGRPDLESDKAEMAANHIEPISLVVVNLYPFRQTVASGAGEDDVIENIDIGGPAMVRASAKNFKHVAIVVDPDDYAPVLAEIEGHKAVGLETRRRLMRKAFAHTAAYDASISGWLSGEAQEPFPEELSLAFRKVQGLRYGENPHQRGAFYKEYAAPKEPSVAFAKVLQGKELSYNNILDLDAALGLVLEFPEKPCAVVIKHNTPCGVAVDDVLEKAYRTARAVDEVSAFGGIVAFNREVDEATAKAMAETFLEAVIAPSYSAVALQVLAGKKNLRLLEAGPALASPTAAPRPQVDARSVSGGMLLMDRDAVEPPLEWKVVSKRAPTPEEERALRFAWKVCKHVKSNAIVFAAPAQLLAQGGGQTNRVDSVRIAMTRGGEALKGSAVASDAFFPFRDGLDEAARAGATAVIQPGGSVRDAEVIAAADEHGMAMVVTGVRHFRH; this is translated from the coding sequence GTGCTGGCTCTCCTGAGCGTTTCCGACAAGCGCGGTCTGGTCCCCTTTGCCCAGGGCCTGGTGCGGCTGGGCTACCGGCTGCTCTCCACGGGCGGCACCCTGGAGGCCCTGAAGGCCGCTGGCATCCCCGCCACCCAGGTGTCCGAGCACACGCAGAGTCCCGAAATCCTCGGCGGCCGCGTGAAGACGCTCCACCCCCGCATCCACGGCGGCATCCTCGGCCGGCCGGACCTTGAGAGTGACAAGGCGGAGATGGCGGCCAACCACATCGAGCCCATCTCGCTGGTGGTGGTGAACCTCTACCCGTTCCGCCAGACCGTGGCGTCCGGCGCGGGCGAGGACGACGTCATCGAGAACATCGACATCGGCGGGCCGGCGATGGTCCGCGCGTCCGCGAAGAACTTCAAGCACGTGGCCATCGTGGTGGACCCGGACGACTACGCGCCGGTGCTCGCGGAGATTGAGGGCCACAAGGCCGTGGGCCTGGAGACGCGGCGCCGGCTGATGCGCAAGGCGTTCGCGCACACGGCGGCCTACGACGCGTCCATCTCCGGGTGGCTGTCCGGCGAGGCCCAGGAGCCCTTCCCCGAGGAGCTGTCGCTCGCGTTCCGCAAGGTGCAGGGGCTGCGCTACGGGGAGAACCCGCACCAGCGCGGCGCCTTCTACAAGGAATACGCCGCGCCGAAGGAGCCGTCTGTCGCCTTCGCCAAGGTGCTGCAGGGCAAGGAGCTTTCGTACAACAACATCCTGGACCTGGACGCGGCCCTGGGGCTCGTCCTGGAGTTCCCGGAGAAGCCCTGCGCGGTGGTCATCAAGCACAACACCCCGTGCGGCGTGGCGGTGGACGACGTGCTGGAGAAGGCCTACCGCACCGCCCGCGCCGTGGACGAGGTGAGCGCCTTCGGCGGCATCGTCGCCTTCAACCGCGAAGTGGACGAGGCCACGGCGAAGGCCATGGCGGAGACGTTCCTGGAGGCGGTCATCGCGCCGTCGTACTCGGCGGTGGCGCTCCAGGTGCTGGCCGGGAAGAAGAACCTGCGCCTCCTGGAGGCGGGCCCCGCGCTGGCGTCCCCCACGGCGGCGCCCCGTCCCCAGGTGGACGCGCGCAGCGTGTCCGGCGGCATGCTCCTGATGGACCGGGACGCGGTGGAGCCGCCCCTGGAGTGGAAGGTGGTGTCCAAGCGCGCCCCCACGCCGGAGGAGGAGCGGGCCCTGCGCTTCGCCTGGAAGGTGTGCAAGCACGTGAAGAGCAACGCCATCGTCTTCGCGGCGCCGGCGCAGCTCCTGGCCCAGGGCGGCGGGCAGACGAACCGGGTGGACTCCGTGCGCATCGCGATGACGCGGGGTGGCGAGGCCCTCAAGGGCAGCGCCGTGGCCTCGGACGCCTTCTTCCCCTTCCGGGACGGGCTGGACGAGGCGGCCCGGGCGGGGGCGACGGCGGTCATCCAACCGGGTGGGTCCGTCCGGGACGCGGAGGTGATTGCCGCCGCGGACGAACATGGGATGGCCATGGTGGTGACGGGAGTGCGACACTTCCGCCACTAA
- a CDS encoding serine/threonine-protein kinase yields MSIETYGSYQLLKRLATGGMAQIYLARRPGSDAPDKLLVLKRILPHLSENDEFVRMFLDEARIAARLAHPNVVQIYDLGAEGDTFFIAMEYIHGVDARRLWKRSETAGRPLPVPIVCRILLEACAGLDYAHKKTDAAGRPLGIVHRDVSPQNILVTFDGGVKVVDFGIAKAADQATVTRSGVLKGKYSYMSPEQAAGQRVDRRSDVFALGVVLHELLTGGRLFKRVSDMLTLSAVAECNVPVPSQVAPRVPVELDAIVLKALAKDPDARYQHAQELQRALEGWLASQPQPCGTPADLAGYMRELYSDRLTEEARSGEVQVTDEEAGVAPPSAPRRSVMRPATAPARTENEPTTTLRPNRPSRPSGKVEARREDAEADGARSEVRGPDTRPEGRNAEARMEARNSEGRGVDARPEPRSEVRNAEARSVDARAVDARPEPRSEVRNADPRAEASRGMTGSRRALESPPSRSTRPVRLEEPSLPTVTQDEDGPTLAMVDTQRKLSGGFQIEEDGPTLAMVDTEGKLSRGFQIEEDGPTLAMVDTQGKLSRGFQIEEDGPTLDQRSMTTLTQDDEDDSTLDMRAVSRADVDEGPTQDLRAVPRSEIPVPRPGGPTPSGEHRGHRLPVPAPHATIEEMTASTAPRSASRAPMPNAWVPPARTGTLTEQSAVERPKRRGLLYGAIVLVAILVGVGIVWSLGPGASGVHVESEPEGARVVFEDRVLPERTPLTLPTVKPGRYWVVLIKEGYRELRTQIVIPPSGRLDVGPLKLVPLPPSGKPGAEPPATAPPPPSTTPEPGVGPSGVAGPHAPDARAPEVKQAQESPGAQAPAPVVKAPVASAATVVPAAEVREAARAAERSAPVSFVVTPRAEVSCNGRKLGETPFQPVKLGVGLYDCKFTHPELKRTVSRRIEVRPIDLNVVTVKFE; encoded by the coding sequence GTGTCCATCGAAACCTACGGCAGCTACCAGCTCCTGAAGCGCCTCGCCACGGGCGGCATGGCGCAGATCTACCTCGCGCGCCGGCCGGGTTCGGATGCTCCGGACAAGCTGCTGGTGTTGAAGCGGATCCTCCCGCACCTGTCGGAGAACGACGAGTTCGTCCGGATGTTCCTGGACGAGGCGCGGATCGCGGCCCGGCTCGCGCACCCCAACGTGGTGCAGATCTACGACCTGGGGGCGGAGGGGGACACCTTCTTCATCGCCATGGAGTACATCCATGGCGTGGACGCGCGCCGGCTCTGGAAGCGCTCGGAGACGGCGGGGCGTCCGCTGCCGGTGCCCATCGTCTGCCGCATCCTCCTGGAGGCGTGCGCGGGCCTGGACTACGCGCACAAGAAGACGGACGCGGCGGGGCGCCCGCTGGGCATCGTCCACCGGGACGTGTCACCGCAGAACATCCTGGTGACGTTCGACGGCGGCGTGAAGGTGGTGGACTTCGGCATCGCGAAGGCGGCGGATCAGGCCACCGTGACGCGCTCCGGGGTGCTCAAGGGCAAGTATTCGTACATGTCGCCGGAGCAGGCCGCGGGCCAGCGCGTGGACCGGCGCTCGGACGTGTTCGCGCTGGGCGTGGTGCTGCATGAGCTGCTGACCGGGGGCCGGCTCTTCAAGCGCGTCAGTGACATGCTGACGCTGTCCGCGGTGGCGGAGTGCAACGTCCCGGTGCCGTCGCAGGTGGCGCCCCGGGTGCCGGTGGAGCTGGACGCCATCGTGCTCAAGGCGCTCGCGAAGGACCCGGACGCGCGCTACCAGCACGCGCAGGAGCTGCAGCGGGCGCTGGAGGGGTGGCTTGCGTCGCAGCCGCAGCCGTGTGGCACGCCAGCGGACCTGGCCGGGTACATGCGGGAGCTGTACTCGGACCGGCTGACGGAGGAGGCGCGCTCCGGCGAGGTGCAGGTGACGGACGAGGAGGCGGGAGTGGCTCCGCCATCCGCGCCGCGCCGTTCGGTGATGAGGCCTGCGACGGCGCCAGCGCGCACGGAGAACGAGCCCACCACCACGCTGCGTCCGAACCGGCCGAGCCGTCCCAGTGGGAAGGTGGAGGCGCGCCGCGAGGACGCGGAGGCGGATGGGGCGCGCTCGGAGGTTCGGGGCCCGGACACCCGTCCGGAGGGCCGCAACGCCGAGGCGCGGATGGAAGCGCGCAACTCGGAGGGGCGCGGTGTCGACGCCCGGCCGGAGCCCCGCTCGGAGGTCCGCAACGCGGAGGCCCGGAGCGTGGATGCCCGAGCGGTCGATGCCCGGCCGGAGCCCCGCTCTGAAGTCCGCAACGCCGACCCGCGCGCGGAGGCCTCCCGGGGCATGACGGGCTCGCGGCGGGCCCTGGAGTCACCGCCCTCGCGGAGCACCCGGCCGGTGCGCCTGGAGGAGCCGTCCCTCCCGACGGTGACGCAGGACGAGGATGGCCCCACGCTCGCGATGGTGGACACGCAGAGGAAGCTCTCTGGCGGGTTCCAGATAGAGGAGGACGGTCCCACGCTCGCGATGGTGGACACGGAGGGGAAGCTCTCCCGCGGGTTCCAGATTGAGGAGGACGGTCCCACGCTCGCGATGGTGGACACGCAGGGGAAGCTCTCCCGCGGGTTCCAGATTGAGGAGGACGGTCCCACGCTGGATCAGCGCTCCATGACGACGCTGACCCAGGACGACGAGGACGACTCGACCCTGGACATGCGCGCTGTCTCCCGCGCGGACGTGGACGAGGGCCCCACGCAGGACCTGCGCGCCGTGCCGCGCTCCGAGATTCCAGTCCCCCGTCCGGGCGGGCCCACGCCGTCCGGCGAGCACCGAGGCCACCGGCTCCCGGTGCCCGCGCCCCACGCGACCATCGAGGAGATGACCGCGTCCACCGCGCCGCGCTCCGCGTCCCGCGCGCCCATGCCCAACGCGTGGGTGCCGCCGGCCCGCACCGGCACGCTCACCGAGCAGTCCGCCGTGGAGCGGCCCAAGCGCCGGGGGCTCCTGTACGGCGCCATCGTGCTCGTCGCCATCCTGGTGGGCGTCGGCATCGTGTGGAGCCTGGGCCCCGGCGCCAGCGGCGTGCACGTGGAGTCCGAGCCCGAGGGCGCGCGCGTCGTCTTCGAGGACCGGGTGCTCCCGGAGCGCACGCCGCTGACACTGCCGACGGTGAAGCCCGGCCGCTACTGGGTCGTGCTCATCAAGGAAGGCTACCGCGAGCTGCGCACGCAGATCGTCATCCCGCCGTCTGGCCGGCTGGACGTGGGGCCGCTGAAGCTCGTGCCGCTGCCGCCGTCCGGAAAGCCCGGCGCGGAGCCGCCGGCGACCGCGCCCCCGCCGCCTTCAACGACCCCGGAGCCCGGCGTCGGTCCTTCTGGCGTGGCCGGTCCCCATGCGCCGGACGCACGGGCTCCCGAAGTGAAGCAGGCCCAGGAGTCCCCTGGCGCCCAGGCTCCCGCGCCGGTGGTGAAGGCGCCCGTCGCCTCGGCGGCCACGGTGGTGCCCGCGGCGGAGGTGCGTGAAGCCGCCCGCGCCGCGGAGCGGTCCGCGCCGGTGAGCTTCGTGGTGACGCCCCGGGCGGAGGTGTCGTGCAACGGCCGCAAGCTGGGGGAGACGCCCTTCCAGCCGGTGAAGCTGGGGGTGGGCCTCTATGACTGCAAGTTCACCCACCCCGAACTCAAACGCACCGTCAGCCGCCGCATCGAGGTGCGTCCCATCGACCTCAACGTGGTGACGGTCAAGTTCGAGTAG
- a CDS encoding zinc-ribbon domain-containing protein, whose translation MRIVCQKCAAAYAIDDRLITPKGVRAQCPRCRHLQLVKREASAASVTAPAEGAVPPSAEPKPPAAAPAPPVAREPRSNPAAAPVAAKPLEPLAAPKAAPKSDLFGDFGEMPELGPPGSVDPFADLGPPASKAPGGLPSDPFANLGPSVPPSASKAAPAAKPGPPVPAAPAVAAPAKSAAPVVPEDPLLDFLGPAPGGLEPEASPAPGRASSPPAGAVSLGRMSARAPAPVVPKPETHTNCRSCGKDLTDPFDQALGICEACKQRESAFPRESTVLVAPEVAPPPSDGGALVELPVMSGLDGAASGDEPRSEGATALAPDSRVSSVKPARTSHITAAPVRSAQRGGSGGSRAGVFSLLALAVLGAGGAGYYFLVHKPQQEQRVRDAQPAAPAAVPPEVLATVGRWKLQFLELEGTSEQHLAAGQKQLAMDQRSAYAEAEESFQQALLLDPRSTDAIAGYVQALALGRGPGMDDNSFQEARELIQAATGMAGETPALLVAHANLLLARSRQAGNLEEAARLATEVLSQSNAADAYKAEAHLVLGRSQVATSRELANQEFEAARKLAPNLQRVDYYSALAHEQAGQYGMALKQLRQRMELDPQDWNSVEAAARIYVEVGETARARKLYEDRLKAKAGDVRATLALAVLRYQAEGNAREAVRVLKELSKNASRHGPRDASEIFSHLAAAERTAGNDAAAATAAAAALKAVPAMPEAHLQWFMVALTQKDAALAREHLKGFQGRLEDAALEKVLEGRVHLLEGDAAGAQARFQQAVRLDDRRMDAKLLEGVAAASAKKRDEAFRLFYPVLEARVWDPLRLAPRPALSRFWLRPGDTLVGVENVVKSLGDRAEDVQPLLYEALVRFHQGDRQTAERLLQSVVDVNANSGGALAYRALIALDTKGPQARNLADRAVGVERGLPVARLSLGLAQAAAGDVAGAMRALQSTLDVAPKMLSAQTKLAELLVTSKPQEARAVLEKVVGLDPSYFPAKKLLFKLDERG comes from the coding sequence ATGCGCATCGTCTGCCAGAAATGCGCGGCGGCCTACGCGATCGACGATCGGTTGATCACGCCCAAGGGCGTCCGTGCTCAGTGTCCCCGCTGCCGTCACCTCCAGCTCGTGAAGCGGGAGGCCTCGGCCGCGTCCGTGACGGCTCCCGCTGAAGGGGCCGTGCCTCCCTCCGCCGAGCCGAAGCCGCCCGCGGCCGCACCGGCGCCTCCGGTCGCGCGCGAGCCCCGGAGCAATCCGGCCGCCGCGCCCGTCGCGGCGAAGCCTCTGGAGCCCCTGGCCGCACCGAAGGCGGCGCCGAAGTCGGACCTCTTCGGGGACTTCGGCGAGATGCCGGAGCTGGGGCCGCCAGGCAGTGTGGACCCGTTCGCGGACCTGGGGCCGCCCGCGTCGAAAGCCCCCGGGGGCCTTCCCTCGGACCCGTTCGCCAACCTGGGCCCGTCGGTTCCTCCGTCCGCTTCGAAGGCGGCGCCCGCGGCGAAGCCCGGTCCTCCCGTGCCCGCCGCGCCCGCGGTGGCGGCTCCCGCGAAGTCAGCGGCTCCGGTCGTTCCGGAAGATCCGCTGCTCGACTTCCTTGGCCCGGCGCCCGGAGGCCTGGAGCCGGAAGCCTCTCCGGCGCCCGGACGGGCCTCCTCGCCTCCCGCCGGGGCGGTGTCGCTGGGCCGCATGTCCGCCCGCGCGCCCGCGCCGGTCGTCCCGAAGCCGGAGACGCACACGAACTGCCGCTCGTGCGGCAAGGACCTGACGGACCCCTTCGACCAGGCCCTGGGCATCTGCGAGGCCTGCAAGCAGCGGGAGTCCGCGTTCCCCCGGGAGTCCACCGTGCTGGTGGCGCCCGAGGTGGCGCCGCCCCCGTCCGACGGCGGCGCCCTGGTGGAGCTGCCCGTGATGAGCGGCCTGGACGGCGCCGCGTCCGGGGACGAACCCCGGTCCGAGGGCGCCACCGCGCTGGCGCCGGACTCGCGCGTGAGCTCGGTGAAGCCCGCTCGCACGTCGCACATCACGGCCGCGCCGGTCCGCAGCGCGCAGCGTGGCGGCAGCGGCGGCAGCCGTGCGGGAGTCTTCAGCCTGCTGGCGCTGGCGGTCCTCGGGGCCGGTGGCGCGGGCTACTACTTCCTCGTGCACAAGCCCCAGCAGGAGCAGCGGGTCCGGGACGCGCAGCCCGCCGCTCCGGCCGCGGTGCCCCCGGAGGTGCTGGCCACGGTGGGCCGGTGGAAGCTCCAGTTCCTGGAGCTGGAGGGCACCAGCGAGCAGCACCTGGCCGCCGGCCAGAAGCAGCTCGCCATGGACCAGCGCAGCGCCTACGCGGAAGCCGAGGAGTCCTTCCAGCAGGCGCTGCTGCTCGACCCCCGCAGCACGGACGCCATCGCCGGGTACGTGCAGGCGCTGGCGCTCGGGCGCGGTCCGGGCATGGACGACAACTCCTTCCAGGAGGCGCGCGAGCTCATCCAGGCCGCGACGGGCATGGCCGGGGAGACGCCCGCGCTGCTCGTCGCGCACGCGAACCTGCTGCTGGCGCGCTCGCGTCAGGCCGGCAACCTGGAGGAGGCGGCGCGGCTGGCGACGGAGGTGCTGTCCCAGTCGAACGCCGCTGACGCCTACAAGGCGGAGGCGCACCTGGTGCTGGGCCGCTCGCAGGTGGCCACGTCGCGGGAGCTGGCGAACCAGGAGTTCGAGGCCGCGCGGAAGCTGGCGCCGAACCTCCAGCGCGTGGACTACTACAGCGCGCTCGCGCACGAGCAGGCCGGCCAGTACGGCATGGCGCTCAAGCAGCTGCGCCAGCGGATGGAGCTGGATCCGCAGGACTGGAACAGCGTGGAGGCCGCCGCCCGCATCTACGTGGAGGTGGGGGAGACCGCTCGCGCGCGCAAGCTGTACGAGGACCGGCTGAAGGCGAAGGCGGGCGACGTGCGCGCCACCCTCGCGCTGGCCGTCCTGCGCTACCAGGCGGAGGGCAACGCGCGCGAAGCCGTGCGCGTCCTGAAGGAGCTGTCGAAGAACGCGTCCCGCCATGGCCCGCGCGACGCGTCCGAAATCTTCAGCCACCTGGCCGCGGCGGAGCGCACGGCGGGCAATGACGCCGCGGCGGCGACTGCCGCGGCGGCCGCCCTGAAGGCGGTGCCGGCGATGCCGGAGGCCCACCTGCAGTGGTTCATGGTGGCGCTGACGCAGAAGGACGCGGCCCTGGCCCGCGAGCACCTGAAGGGCTTCCAGGGCCGGCTGGAGGACGCGGCGCTGGAGAAGGTGCTGGAAGGGCGCGTGCACCTGCTGGAAGGCGACGCGGCCGGAGCCCAGGCGCGCTTCCAGCAGGCGGTGCGGCTGGACGACCGCCGCATGGACGCGAAGCTGCTGGAGGGCGTGGCGGCGGCGAGCGCGAAGAAGCGCGACGAGGCCTTCCGCCTGTTCTACCCGGTCCTGGAGGCGCGCGTGTGGGACCCGTTGCGGCTGGCGCCCCGGCCCGCGCTGTCCCGCTTCTGGCTGCGGCCGGGCGACACGCTGGTGGGCGTGGAGAACGTGGTGAAGTCCCTGGGTGACCGTGCGGAGGACGTGCAGCCCCTGCTCTACGAGGCCCTGGTGCGCTTCCATCAGGGGGACCGGCAGACCGCGGAGCGGCTCTTGCAATCCGTGGTGGACGTGAACGCGAACAGCGGCGGTGCGCTGGCGTACCGGGCGCTCATCGCGCTGGACACGAAGGGGCCGCAGGCCCGGAACCTGGCGGACCGCGCGGTGGGCGTCGAGCGCGGGCTGCCGGTGGCGCGTCTGTCGCTGGGGCTCGCGCAGGCGGCGGCCGGGGACGTGGCGGGCGCGATGCGCGCGTTGCAGTCCACGTTGGACGTCGCCCCGAAGATGTTGTCCGCGCAGACGAAGCTGGCGGAGCTGCTGGTGACGTCGAAGCCGCAGGAGGCGCGCGCGGTGCTGGAGAAGGTGGTGGGGTTGGATCCGTCCTACTTCCCGGCGAAGAAGCTGCTCTTCAAACTGGACGAGCGAGGTTGA